A stretch of Oligoflexia bacterium DNA encodes these proteins:
- a CDS encoding MarC family protein, translated as MAGLSEYFPLFLAAFVPLFVAMDVIGVLPIYISLIDGLEKKHQKIILIEAIITIAVLGTVFIFLGKGIFNFLGISVADFKVAGGLILLILSISDLLFAEKVRQRPAEQSLGVVPLGMPLIVGPATLTALIVQVDAVGTPITLVAYAVNLIITFLVFLSSQPIMKVLGKAGTQAFSKIANLMLAAIAVMIIRSGLSDMILSIKDLIYP; from the coding sequence ATGGCTGGTTTAAGTGAATATTTTCCATTGTTTTTGGCTGCTTTTGTTCCCTTGTTTGTTGCAATGGATGTTATTGGTGTCTTACCCATTTATATTTCTTTGATTGATGGTTTAGAAAAAAAACATCAGAAAATTATTCTGATAGAAGCCATTATTACCATTGCGGTTTTGGGCACGGTTTTTATTTTTTTAGGCAAAGGTATTTTTAATTTTTTGGGAATCTCTGTTGCAGATTTTAAAGTTGCAGGCGGACTCATCTTACTTATTTTATCCATTTCAGATCTTTTATTTGCTGAAAAAGTCCGGCAAAGACCGGCAGAACAATCCTTAGGTGTTGTTCCTTTAGGTATGCCTTTAATTGTAGGTCCAGCAACTTTAACAGCGCTTATTGTGCAAGTTGATGCAGTTGGAACACCTATTACGCTTGTAGCTTACGCAGTAAATTTAATTATTACTTTTTTAGTTTTTTTATCATCCCAACCGATTATGAAAGTTTTGGGTAAGGCGGGAACCCAAGCCTTTTCAAAAATAGCCAACCTCATGCTTGCAGCCATTGCTGTCATGATTATTCGAAGTGGTTTAAGCGATATGATTTTATCAATAAAAGATTTAATCTATCCCTAA